A DNA window from Macrobrachium rosenbergii isolate ZJJX-2024 chromosome 41, ASM4041242v1, whole genome shotgun sequence contains the following coding sequences:
- the LOC136826843 gene encoding GATA zinc finger domain-containing protein 14-like — protein sequence MRVSGCETSDDKSSKRMPKSFLPDRDQSPDSRSQGDSGSHWTSQHSYSLEANNQLSHSLKTGPNQHPYSLEASNQLSHSLKTGPNQHPYSLEANNQLSHSLKTGPNQHPYSLEANNQLSHSLKTGPSQHPYSLEANNQLSHSLKTGPNQHPYSLEANNQLSHSLKTGPNQHPYSLEANNQLSHSLKTGPSQHPYSLEANNQLSHSLEAGPNQHPYSLEANKQLSHSLEAGPSQHPYSLEANKQLSHSLEAGTRTNGNGAVMENGILNGSKENCFIDPITNLQNAIPGGGLPGRDYPIFAFVPNTGFNCRGRMPGYYADTQTRCQVFRICQANNRKDSFLCANGTIFNQQNFVCDWWFSVAAEQFYGLNASGISTSSNTTGLANNYGNGSDNSFNSNNGNGFTASNVTLNSFTNTNTYNNATPFGSISENNVVSTAGFFSNNGIANNNRGNNITQNGFLIENGNMKSNGYVTGNAPSGSHNEFSIGNSKGNEYNTQNAFGSNNRFSNEKGDRFNNGNGNINTNNNNNGYNKEITFGSNIGNRIMYDNGNGNRINNAINNVNGNGNVNGFNNGNMFGISNGNSNKYSSGTKNRLGNDTDNINNNIHLNSFNMATTFGNINGNTTGRRNGNYNRFNSANDNINNNNNNNFGYNSISAFSSVRVNGNMHDSGYSNRFSTENNNGFPSDNSNNGVTGNTNNNGHGTNVNINNNVYSNGNALGNNNMNNDVHGKGNGDILGGGNSNIKDHSNSNGFTSGNGFGSNNGHSNRSGNRFSSENNRRCPSDNRNGFGNSMPIDHVNGPFIKKGFSGHDDNEFAGGNGNGFAGGNGNGFASTISNENSGNYGNINSEASNDEYNFGSTYENMNNFPCNFGNSGTLNGAGGKHESSGNRNRKKEQQAAPFNSPSVSGNYSTSFSRNRQHYIWSQSNSFIFRVSSDKGVNMADGRRNYHNRESESQENSRNSLTKSENGENISGGNGNFGTNGDRIDKNNSGSQVKPNISLNNFRNLARGNNNHGGRGYGYRKVLITNFSTIITEIAIVSATAIDACSVISG from the exons ATGAGAGTCTCTGGATGTGAAACTTCAGACGATAAATCAAGCAAACGAAT GCCTAAGTCGTTTCTCCCGGACCGGGATCAATCTCCGGACTCTCGCTCTCAAGGAGATTCTGGCAGCCACTGGACCag CCAACATTCCTACTCTTTGGAGGCTAACAACCAACTCTCCCATTCTTTGAAAACTGGGCCCAATCAACATCCGTACTCTTTGGAGGCTAGCAACCAACTCTCCCATTCTTTGAAAACTGGGCCCAATCAACATCCGTACTCTTTGGAGGCTAACAACCAACTCTCCCATTCTTTGAAAACTGGACCCAATCAACATCCGTACTCTTTGGAGGCTAACAACCAACTCTCCCATTCTTTGAAAACTGGACCCAGTCAACATCCGTACTCTTTGGAGGCTAACAACCAACTCTCCCATTCTTTGAAAACTGGACCCAATCAACATCCGTACTCTTTGGAGGCTAACAACCAACTCTCCCATTCTTTGAAAACTGGACCCAACCAACATCCCTATTCTTTGGAGGCTAACAACCAACTCTCCCATTCTTTGAAAACTGGACCCAGTCAACATCCGTACTCTTTGGAGGCTAACAACCAACTCtcccattctttggaagctggaccCAACCAACATCCCTACTCTTTGGAGGCTAATAAACAACTCtctcattctttggaagctggaccCAGCCAACATCCCTACTCTTTGGAGGCTAATAAACAACTCtcccattctttggaagctggaacgAGAACCAATGGCAATGGTGCTGTGAtggaaaatggaattttaaatggAAGCAAAGAGAATTGTTTCATCGACCCCATTACAAACTTACAAAATGCCATCCCTGGAGGAGGCCTCCCTGGTCGAGATTATCCCATCTTTGCTTTCGTTCCCAATACAGGATTCAACTGTCGAGGCCGGATGCCTGGGTATTACGCAGATACCCAAACTAGGTGTCAG GTCTTCCGCATATGTCAGGCCAATAACAGAAAAGATTCGTTCCTCTGCGCTAATGGAACGATCTTCAACCAGCAGAATTTTGTATGTGACTGGTGGTTCAGCGTTGCAGCCGAGCAATTCTATGGTTTAAACG CCAGTGGCATCAGCACCTCCTCCAATACTACTGGTCTTGCAAACAATTATGGAAATGGCAGTGATAATAGCTTCAATAGCAATAATGGTAACGGATTCACCGCCAGTAATGTCACTCTTAACAGTTTCACCAACACCAATACCTACAACAATGCAACGCCATTTGGAAgcatttctgaaaataatgtcGTTAGTACTGCTGGGTTCTTTAGTAACAACGGTATTGCTAATAACAATAGAGGCAATAACATCACCCAAAATGGATTCCTCATTGAGAATGGCAATATGAAAAGCAATGGTTACGTCACTGGAAATGCGCCGTCTGGAAGCCACAATGAATTCTCCATTGGTAATAGCAAAGGCAATGAATACAATACTCAAAATGCATTTGGGAGCAACAACAGGTTCAGTAATGAAAAGGGCGATAGGTTCAACAATGGCAATGGGAATATAAacaccaataacaacaacaatggaTACAACAAAGAAATTACATTTGGAAGTAACATCGGGAACAGAATAATGTACGATAATGGAAATGGTAATAGGATCAACAACGCCATCAACAATGTAAATGGTAATGGCAACGTGAATGGATTCAACAATGGAAATATGTTTGGAATCAGTAATGGGAACAGCAATAAGTACAGCAGTGGAACTAAGAACAGACTTGGCAATGACACAGACAATATAAACAACAATATCCACTTGAACAGCTTCAACATGGCTACCACATTTGGAAACATTAACGGAAACACCACTGGACGCAGGAATGGGAATTACAATAGATTCAACAGTGCCAACgacaatattaataacaataacaataacaactttGGCTACAACAGTATAAGTGCATTTAGCAGTGTAAGAGTCAACGGCAATATGCATGACAGTGGATATAGCAACagattcagcactgaaaataacaaTGGATTTCCCAGTGACAATAGCAACAACGGGGTAACTGGAAACACCAATAATAATGGCCATGGAACGAATGTAAATATTAACAACAATGTATACAGTAATGGAAATGCATTAGGAAACAATAATATGAACAATGATGTGCACGGTAAGGGTAATGGCGATATTTTAGGTGGTGGAAACAGTAATATAAAAGACCATAGCAACAGTAATGGATTCACCTCTGGAAATGGATTTGGAAGCAACAATGGTCATAGTAACAGAAGTGGGAACAGATTCAGCAGTGAAAACAACAGAAGATGTCCAAGTGACAACAGAAATGGCTTCGGTAATAGCATGCCCATTGACCATGTAAATGGGCCctttattaaaaaaggatttaGTGGTCACGATGATAATGAGTTTGCTGGCGGTAATGGTAATGGATTTGCTGGTGGTAATGGTAATGGATTTGCTAGTACCATCAGTAATGAAAACAGTGGTAACTACGGTAACATCAACAGCGAAGCAAGCAATGATGAATACAACTTTGGCAgcacatatgaaaatatgaacaatTTCCCATGCAATTTCGGGAATAGTGGTACCTTAAATGGTGCAGGTGGTAAGCATGAAAGCAGTGgtaacagaaacagaaagaaggagCAACAAGCAGCCCCTTTTAACTCCCCTAGTGTAAGTGGCAATTATAGTACCAGCTTCAGTAGAAATAGACAACATTACATTTGGTCACAATCAAACTCCTTCATTTTCCGTGTCAGTTCTGACAAAGGGGTAAACATGGCAGATGGAAGAAGAAATTACCATAACAGAGAAAGTGAGTCACAAGAAAATTCCCGTAATTCCTTGACTAAATCGGAAAATGGTGAAAACATTTCTGGTGGGAATGGTAATTTTGGTACCAATGGAGACAGAATTGACAAGAACAACAGTGGGTCGCAAGTAAAACCAAATATTTCTCTGAACAATTTTAGGAACTTGGCTCGTGGGAATAATAATCATGGCGGCAGAGGCTATGGTTATAGAAAAGTTTTAATTACCAATTTTTCCACAATAATAACAGAGATTGCTATTGTTTCTGCTACTGCTATTGACGCATGTTCTGTTATTTCGGGGTAA
- the LOC136826842 gene encoding uncharacterized protein, giving the protein SRTNCQFERTDSILLSSVGVLQIITLAHLLYYFFQILVGLLAGSSRAEYPGSPNQGANGLSPGGPGGAVGGGFNNNVGINGGGFNNNVGINGGGFNNNVGINGGGGFQNNGGASGGYGGNGGGDPIANLADVIPGGGVPGKDYPILASVPKTGFTCQGQIPGYYADTDQQARCQVFHICQEDGKQDSFLCPNGTIFNQQYFVCDWWFNFDCSTAEQFYGLNAEIGKVTGNGNNGYGGANGNGFGIRDNGLGSPSGAQSPFGGAPGTGTIAVGAPSGSHGAGAPGTGSNGGGGGNFVGGNGDFRGNGIGGVPQAPSGLYQSPN; this is encoded by the exons TCAAGGACGAATTGCCAATTCGAAAGAACAGACTCCATTTTACTGTCGAGTGTTGGCGTGCTTCAAATAATCACACTTGCTCAtctgttgtattattttttccaaatccTGGTAGGACTCTTGGCTGGCTCGTCAAGGGCAGAGTACCCAGGATCTCCAAACCAGGGAGCCAATGGCCTCTCACCTGGAGGCCCAGGAGGAGCAGTTGGAGGAGGATTTAACAATAATGTTGGAATAAATGGCGGAGGATTTAACAATAATGTTGGAATAAATGGCGGAGGATTTAACAATAATGTTGGAATAAATGGCGGAGGAGGATTCCAAAACAACGGAGGTGCCTCCGGAGGTTACGGCGGTAATGGCGGTGGAGATCCCATTGCCAACTTAGCTGACGTGATTCCAGGGGGCGGCGTCCCTGGTAAAGATTATCCCATTTTGGCCTCCGTCCCTAAAACGGGTTTCACCTGCCAAGGGCAGATTCCAGGGTATTATGCTGACACTGACCAGCAAGCTCGCTGCCAG GTGTTTCACATCTGCCAAGAAGACGGCAAACAGGAttccttcctctgccccaacggcaccatcttcaaccaGCAGTACTTCGTCTGCGATTGGTGGTTCAACTTCGACTGTTCCACGGCTGAGCAGTTCTACGGCCTGAACGCCGAGATTGGCAAAGTTACAGGCAACGGCAACAATGGCTACGGCGGTGCAAATGGAAACGGCTTTGGTATCAGGGACAACGGACTTGGTTCCCCCTCTGGAGCGCAGAGCCCTTTCGGAGGCGCTCCAGGAACTGGAACCATCGCAGTAGGAGCTCCATCCGGTTCTCACGGCGCAGGAGCTCCCGGTACCGGCAGcaacggcggcggcggcggtaaCTTTGTTGGCGGAAATGGCGATTTCAGAGGCAACGGAATTGGAGGCGTTCCCCAGGCACCTTCAGGCCTATACCAATCACCCAACTGA
- the LOC136826844 gene encoding PE-PGRS family protein PE_PGRS45-like, translated as MSVFVCLSVSHSLLYISRQAHLQHHQTLLRLQQENYFFFFLAFGVLLCGFVLEVDSEKERNNESRILKGHFITSIIRGDVSRMTMVSNTSCFLVVFGLLAGSSRAEYPGSPNQGANGLSPGGPGGAAGGGFNNNVGINGGGFNNNVGINGGGFNNNVGINGGGGFHNKGGASGGYGGNGGGDPIANLADVIPGGGVPGKDYPILASVPKTGFTCQGQIPGYYADTDQQARCQVFHICQEDGKQDSFLCPNGTIFNQQYFVCDWWFNFDCSTAEQFYGLNAEIGKVTGNGNNGYGGANGNGFGIRDNGLGSPSGAQSPFGGAPGTGTIAVGAPAGSHGAGAPGTGSNGGGGGNFVGGNGDFRGNGIGVVPQAPSGLYQSPN; from the exons atgagcgtgtttgtctgtctgtctgtctctcactcgCTTTTATATATAAGCCGGCAAGCGCATCTTCAACATCATCAAACCCTTCTTCGCCTCCAGCAGGagaactacttcttcttcttcttagctttcGGGGTTTTGCTTTGCGGTTTTGTGCTTGAAGTCGACTCCGAGAAGGAAAGGAATAACGAGTCGAGGATCCTAAAAGGACATTTTATTACTTCAATTATTAGAGGGGACGTGTCCAGGATGACGATGGTTTCCAATACTTCTTGTTTTCTTGTCGTTTTTG GACTCTTGGCTGGCTCGTCAAGGGCAGAGTACCCAGGATCTCCAAACCAGGGAGCCAATGGCCTCTCACCTGGAGGCCCAGGAGGAGCAGCTGGAGGAGGATTTAACAATAATGTTGGAATAAATGGCGGAGGATTTAACAATAATGTTGGAATAAATGGCGGAggatttaataataatgttggaaTAAATGGCGGAGGAGGATTCCACAACAAGGGAGGTGCCTCTGGAGGTTACGGAGGTAATGGCGGTGGAGATCCCATTGCCAACTTAGCTGACGTGATTCCAGGGGGCGGCGTCCCTGGTAAAGATTATCCCATTTTGGCCTCCGTCCCTAAAACGGGTTTCACCTGCCAAGGGCAGATTCCAGGGTATTATGCTGACACTGACCAGCAAGCTCGCTGCCAG GTGTTTCACATCTGCCAAGAAGACGGCAAACAGGAttccttcctctgccccaacggcaccatcttcaaccaGCAGTACTTCGTCTGCGATTGGTGGTTCAACTTCGACTGTTCCACAGCTGAGCAGTTCTACGGCCTGAACGCCGAGATTGGCAAAGTTACAGGCAACGGCAACAATGGCTACGGCGGTGCAAATGGAAACGGCTTTGGTATCAGGGACAACGGACTTGGTTCCCCTTCTGGAGCGCAGAGCCCTTTCGGAGGCGCTCCAGGAACTGGAACCATCGCAGTAGGAGCTCCAGCCGGTTCTCACGGCGCAGGAGCTCCCGGTACCGGCAGcaacggcggcggcggcggtaaCTTTGTTGGCGGAAATGGCGATTTCAGAGGCAACGGAATTGGAGTCGTTCCCCAGGCACCTTCAGGCCTATACCAATCACCCAACTGA